From the Cydia splendana chromosome 6, ilCydSple1.2, whole genome shotgun sequence genome, the window GCATTCATCAGATATTAATAGCTCATGTAACAGTGCTCTTTGTGAGTCATGTTcgctataataatatattacgaTTACTCCAAAGATTTTTATTATCTATTTAGTAATATGCCGGAAAATGCTCAGGAAACAGATTACAATTACTTGGGCCGGGGTAAAGTttgatgaaaaatgaaaaagtttAATAAGCAATATGCTTATacaatacctatttattaaacGAGCCAAATGCTAATGTTAGACTTAACAATGCTTAAACTATTCTTCTtcactgaaaaaaataattactaactAAACAGTTTtcttaaatagaaaaaaaaacaacgggttgcactccgggagtgccgacagaagtgaaaactcaatgactagtccaaaatgtctgcagcactatgtataattgacccatcctcctttctattgaaaaactttagttccgaaattgctggtcagtgagcttgtttaaaattcgaaattcaaatttgtagcgttaattgtttaaaattcgaatagaaattgtaaagttaccttgcagacctcgcatctaaatatattcggtcatgatattttgagttttattcaccagtactagagttcacttttattagcaatttcatcaagatgtagctttattgaattatatttgagtgatataaagttagaacaactgtgagatcctcgtatttcaacccgtacaagattagaacctttttcatgtaatgtcattgagtttttctttattgatttaaatgccatctaaatgagtggctaTCTAAACCTTatggtcacgtgatcgcgttacgctgtctcgagtttataattttttccccacctcaaaaagtgcccagcgccgctaaagaagttttcacttcataAACTATACTTAAGAAAACTAATGTAACTTATGTTTTTCTGGCCGCCAGGCACGTCAAAAGTAAAAAGGATGAAGTTGTCGCTCGATGCGGGCCTGTTCAACGTGCCGCTGCCGCCCGACTACCGCGACATGCACGTGGTCGCCTCCGTGCTCAAGTCGTACCTGCGCGAGCTGCCCGAGCCGCTGCTCACCTACCGCCTCTACGAGCACTTCCTCGCCGCCTCGCGCCAGCCCGCGGAGACCGCAAGACTCAACATGCTGTGGGAGGCCATCCATCTCCTCCCCGAGGCCAATTTAAACAACCTCAGGTACCTCATCAAGTTCCTGTCCGCCCTCACGCAGAATCAGGCCACCAACAAAATGACACCCTCCAACTTGGCCATCGTTATCGCGCCGAATCTTCTCTGGGGGCCGCACGAGAACAGCGCCTTCGACATGAACGTCACCACCGCCGTCAACTGCGTCGTGGAACTCCTCATTAAACACGCCGACTGGTTCTTCAATGAGGAGATAAATTTCTTCATTTCCTTCACTAAGGAGGATCTTCTTCCCGATCAGTGCGAGTATGGGTTTACGCCGGGCTTCGGACCCGGTTTCCCGCAGACCGCGGCGCTGCAGGAGCACTCCAATGGCGACTACACTAGCATGAGCCGCTCCATGCTCGAGTACGAGCGACGCGGCGAGTCCGGCCGCCACTCGCGCAGCAACAGTCACGATACCAGCCTCATTTTACTCGAGAACGATATCAAGAAGGCGCAATCGAACAGCTCCCTCTCCGACCAGTCTAGTCCCCCGCTCGGCAGCCCGAAGCCCATCATGAGGAGAAAGAACAAACCGCTGGCTCCCGTCCCGCCCAACTTCACACCagacaaaaataaaaagccCGACGCGCAGCCGGAGCCCTCGAAAGAGGCAGACAAGCCGGCGAAACCACCTCGGCCCGTCATATCCGACAGCGGAAAAGTCATCTCGGGCGTGCAGACCATCAACCGGTCCACTTACAGGCAGAGCAAGGCGCTGAAGGACGAGGCCCGGGGCAGCCGGGAGAACCTCTTCGAGGCGAGGCGGCAGAGCTTGGAAGTGGAGAAGGATAAATTCGAAAGCATAAAAGCTCTGGAGGACAGGAGCGATTCAACTCTAGTCGTTAAAAACGTGACCGCCCAGACGGGAGTCGTCGGCCGGATGAAGGTGACGGACGGCATCAGCGGGCCGGTGTCGCTCGGCGGGCAGCCCTCGCGGCCCGCCGCCAAGCCGGCCGGCCAGCCGCCGCCCCGGCCCGTCGCCGCGCCGCGCACCATCATACCCAACATCGACGCCGAGGCGGGGGAGGTCCAGCTGAGGAACAAACCCGCGGTCCCCGAGCGGCCCGCGACGCTCCGCCCGCAGAGCTTCCGAGGCGCGCGCGGCTCCAGCGACTCGGACGTGACGCCGACCGTGCTCGAGCGCACGCACATATACAGCGTGGACAAGCAGCAGCCGACGATGATCCAGGTCGGGCCGGCGGACGAGGAGGGCGGCTCGCGCGTCACCGTGCAGCGCACGCACAGCTCGGGCGGCAAGGACGCCGAGCTCGACGAGCACAAGGCGCTGACGAGCGCCACGCGGCAGCTGTCGCAGTCCGAGGGCAGCATAACGGAGGTGCCGCTGTCGCCGCGCGCGCCCACGACGCGGCCGCCGCGGCCGCAGGTGCCGGCACCGCCGCCGCCCGTGGCCGCGCCGGCCGTGGCCGCGCCGGCCGTGGCCGCGCCGGCCGTGGCCGCACCAGCGGTGGCCGCaccgcccgccgccgccgccgcgccgctcgcCACGCACGAGAGCACGGACCTGTAGCCGCCGCGCCGGCCCCGGGATCATCAGTATTACGCGGCACCGACTCGGTCTCGACGCGTGTCGGCGTCGAAATCGACTCGCGCGCCTTTTCTAATTGATCACATCTCATGACAGATTAGCGTTAGTAGCCGGTGCTTCCGATTTGAGGAACCTCTCTCGATTCGAGCGCGTTGATCCGTAGCTGTAAAATGCCGCGCCCCGTCGCTTCGGCGTGCCCGATTATAATTTCTCTCTTGCGAAGTCTTCATATCTTAAATAAGGCTTTAGAAAATCGAACGAGACTGAagagttttatactttttattatgCAATCTACGTCCTATTAATAATGAATAGTACTTCTAGAGTGCAAGTAAGTTGCCTGGTTTCCACAAGTTTGTGTCAACATATTTTTGTACCGATTTGATAAAGAcacataacaaaaaaaaaaaattaagcaataTTTGACTCTATAGTGTTGCTTGCCCTAGAATTATACTTTAATCATAATGGAAATATAAGTACTGGCAAAATCAACGCGTTAAACGAACTGCCAGGATGGAAAGATAAACAAATTATCACGTTTGTTAACATTATGGTGCATAAAGCTGGTCGCTAACGAGATACGACGTACATAAATTAGAGCTAGAAAACAAAACATTATAATGGTTTTCTAAATCTGTTGTATCAGTTTTCTTTCCTAATCGTCTGTCAATTTCCTCGCACTCTGTGGATAGCCAGCTTATGAACTTGCATCACAAGACGATGTTTCCGAAAGGGACCTCGAAAAATGCCGTCATATTTATATGATAGTTAAAATAACTGTACATGTTAAAGCCCATATCTGCATttttcatatcttaatctgccTTTTGTCtatcgatttatttatttttgtaccgtattataatataaggcaTTTGTGATTTACATACAAGACATATATTGGAACGTAAATATAGCTTGCACGCGTAATTTAAGTACATACTGGAGTTATCTTAgcgttatatttaaataaattcgaGCAATATTCCAAAAAGACATATTTGACATTGTCTATTGAGCTTTGTATGCTTTTAATGACATTAAGAAGTAGTGTTACGGAGCTGTTTGCAGTTTCCGAGTCTATGCAATTTAACTAGTTTGAGTTCAATATTgactatttaaatatttctctctctcacttatattataaaaaatatcttgtATATTATCAAGGCtgctttattaaattaaatttactagAAAACAATTAGTGAAAGTGCTTGAGTTCACACTTGTGTATTTTGCATGGACTTGGCAACACTGTATTTAGCATATATTGTACAATATTGAATGTTGCAATTGATCGTTGTGATACTAGGAAGATTATCCACCCAGGCGGGTGCACAAACGTACACATTTTGACGATTAGCCATATTTTATGATATTTATCTTTTCAGTATGACTGCAGTGCACGAGTTGTCCCGAACTAAATGAACGTAACTGCATTAGTTAGCCCATTTCAGTTGCGATTTTTTAAGGCATCCAGGGTCTGATTAGTTTATTGGCCAATATCGCCTATTTACATTGTAGCCGTCTACTTTGTGCATTTAAAAAAAGCTTGAGACACAAAATTGTACTAATATAAATATTCTCACTAGTAtagcctgtccgatttctaagatcaagttcgccatctatggcgaacttgatcttagaaatcggacaggaTCGTGAGTATAGTCTGTCcgcttttctaagatcaagtgcGCCATAGTAAATAGATTTACTATGGCgcacttgatcttagaaaagcgGACAGACTATACTCACGATCCTGCAACATACTGCTAGCGCGAGAGGCAGCTATCAGCTAAAGTGAGATGGTAACACTTACTTATATTACTTTCTCACTCTATCATTTACTTGCGCGCTGCTCTTGCAGTATAGCATTAGTATCGTGAGAACTAAGTTTAAGCTATGATGAAAACCGGGAGATGCTGATATTGGATAAACATTAATCGTCCATGGAGGCCTAACACGGCTTTGTTCATACACTGTGTCagtaaattttacaatattttttagacTTAAGTATGTTATGTAGTATTTACGACGTTTTATGTGAtatgcattttattattatactgCAAGTATACAAGCTTCTGTTGTAAGTAATACTAATAAGGATATGCTGAAAGAAAATTTCAAATagatttgttgttttattttatatatattatgtttgcCATTTCACAATGTAGTGGTTCCTTTTGCCGACTCTGAGTAGGGATATGAGATTGGGCAGTATATGTGCGGATTGCGTGATGACTTCGTCTATTTTCTTGATTCTGGCGTGGTTTATGTAGAAGCCGCCGGCTTGGATTATTCGTATCGCGTCACCTGgaattacaaatatatttagCATACTAAAGTGTCTATATTCTGTTAAGGCATTTATAAAGTGTTAACAAACCACATGATTCTGTCATTTGGCAATGATTTCTAAACGTCTTGTTTCTATGTAATATATTGGCAGAATGTGGCATCGAAAACTTGGTGATACTTTATGCCCTTTACGGCAATAAACAGagggctcctgtgctgccctgTACCTTCACGCACGCTCCCTATAGAGAACTGTGCGACTACCATTCAGTTATGTTTCTCGAGTTAGCGtcttctttctcttttactcagtaataacaggcgtggctcactccgcgatttcatcgctttgctactggtagctaaaagtacatccgatccacaccaattttggtggctagccataagccgcgcgtggcgttgTCGCCACcaagcggccatatctgtcctgatcgtaacagacgcgttttgttagtcttctgtacctagtacaatagtaatttattctgtggtaataaTTAGGAAATGAGAGCAAGAGGGGCTGTACAAGCTAGCAACTCACTCTCTGTCGGGAAGCAGCCGGCCTTCATCCCCAGCTCGAGGACCGTGACGCCGGGAGACAGTAGCAGGTGTACCACCGGCGCCCCCTGGAACACCTGCTCCAGCTCCGTAGAACTGAGCGTCACCAACGACTTCACGTCCTTGCTGTAGATCGCTTCAGTCGCTCGCTGCGCACGCTCTAATCCTTCCTCTGAAAATATAAAGACAGTTCATAGATGTAACTTTTATATACTATATTTTGAACCTTGTGAAGATGTAAGTAAGGTTCATTTTGATTTTGCGATTGCTGCAATTCCTGTCTGTACTTACTGCCATGGACTAGAGTGACCAACTGCTCTGCTAAACATGTTTGAGGGTATCTCTGTTCAGGATGATCTTTGTGTTTGTGCATTATATCCTTTATTTCTCCGAGTTTATAGAAACTGAACAGTTTCAACAATTTCTCCACTTCAGAATCCTTGGTCCTCACAAAATATTGGTACAAGCTATAGGAACTGGTTTTTTCTGGATCTAACCATAAGGCGTTTCCAGCTGATTTGCCGAATTTGTCACCCTCTTCTGTTGTGACTAGAGGCAGTGTAAGTCCTAAAAAAAGTTATAGTAAAATCAGTAAAAATATTGCCGGAAAAAACCTACATTAGACTCAGAATAATGCCTACTCACCATACACATCTTTCTTAGCTGTCCTACTTATAAGCTCATGGCCTGCAGTTATGTTACCCATCTGGTCACTGCCACCAACCTATAAACAAATGTTTATGCAAAAACCACATGGCAGaatcaaacttaaaaaaaaaaaattgcatactGCATAAAATAGCTGCACTTTCGGCAGTACATATTTACTTGAAATCTACAATCATATTTGTTCAACAAATGCAGCCAATCATAGGACTGGAAAATCTGATAAGCGAACTCGGTGAAGCTCATCCCAACATCTGAATTGATCCTAGTCTGCACACTCTGCTTCAGTAGCATTGTTCCCATTCGGAAGTTCCTTCCGATTTCACTGACAAACTTGATGGCATCTATATCTCTATACCAGGCCTCATTGTTTACTATTCTGGAAAGAATGTGTAATTACATTATTATAAGTGGATTTTTCAGAGTTGTAGGACAAGTTCCCCACAGTCAAGGAAAATCATGTtatgtttaaatgtttttttctatACTTTTACTAACACAGGTTAAACAGTATACAATCAACATTTACGAAACTGATATAAAAGACAGGAACATTATTGTCATGCAGTAAAATTAGTAACtgcagtcacagaataaataatagaactaggtacagaagattagTGAATCTTCTAGAGAGtgctctaacaaaacgcgtctgttacgattaggacagatatgagcCGAGCGCCACAtgtggcttatggctagccaccaaaattggtgtgggacggaagtacttgttgcgacgcgacgaaatcgcggagtgagccacgcctgccgcaGTTCAAAAACTGGCGGCATGCCTACAATCATACCTTACTGGTTTTAATTCTCCTTCATTCTGCCAGAtatatttttgatgattttcaaATATTGTTTCTAGATTCTTCTTAATACAACTAATATTTTGGCCTATGACATCACTCTGTAGGGCAGTGCGGTCTGTGCTGCGACCACTTGGATCACCAATATGGCCCGTTGCTCCTCCTAACTGTAAATTTAGATGTATTAATTCTGCTCTATTGTTTTCTGGCAGAATGATGACATGCATTAATTCCACCTTGTGTattgtgtacagtcagcatcaaccAAAAGAATAAGGAACATAAACTTGCTCCATTGCCTGCGTTAAAAATTGCTTGCCGTTGTCAGCTGTTTTGTAAAGAATAACCATTTTTTTAAGCCAGGCGATGTTGTGCAAGTATATGGGATTTGTTGCAAATTATTTGCCCACTTTGGCTATCACTGTTTATTTAGTGTTGACATAAAAATCATTAAATAACTAGTTAacagattagattagattcatttatttcttattgaaaatacacattaaattttacatgtcaaaataaaatgcattcacAAAAAGATTGTCACaacaaaatatcaataataataatctaaaaacaataaaaataaaacagtaatataatataatataaaacgattttctataaaatagaaaagagtaggtaaaaagtaaaaatcagtcaaattaataaagaatataaaaaataaaaatgtccaaaaataattataaaaatatttaaaatatacgaCTAGCCTAGGTAATGTCAAAAGgtcaaaattaatatattacaaTAATAGGAAATGTATGTCAATCTACTAAATcactaatttataaaaataaaaatatacttattaaaaaaacatttttattttattgaatattaatataatttaggtaagataatttaaaatgttaatattttttgtacaacAATACTCACCAGAGCAATAACGTTGTGTCCCCCTCTCTGCC encodes:
- the LOC134791465 gene encoding tyrosine--tRNA ligase, mitochondrial, with amino-acid sequence MKFLRHLRILKIYEQHKRLYSSSRNILKLNERGMFNDLFPNTAANEIVNLLNKAPQCVYAGFDPTANSLHVGNLLVIINLLHWQRGGHNVIALLGGATGHIGDPSGRSTDRTALQSDVIGQNISCIKKNLETIFENHQKYIWQNEGELKPVRIVNNEAWYRDIDAIKFVSEIGRNFRMGTMLLKQSVQTRINSDVGMSFTEFAYQIFQSYDWLHLLNKYDCRFQVGGSDQMGNITAGHELISRTAKKDVYGLTLPLVTTEEGDKFGKSAGNALWLDPEKTSSYSLYQYFVRTKDSEVEKLLKLFSFYKLGEIKDIMHKHKDHPEQRYPQTCLAEQLVTLVHGKEGLERAQRATEAIYSKDVKSLVTLSSTELEQVFQGAPVVHLLLSPGVTVLELGMKAGCFPTESDAIRIIQAGGFYINHARIKKIDEVITQSAHILPNLISLLRVGKRNHYIVKWQT
- the LOC134791653 gene encoding rho GTPase-activating protein 44, which gives rise to MKKQFFRVKQLADQTFSRGGKGEALTDELQTADRKVEQLRNALQLVSKRLATGAGCTQGQDPAAREKRLKKLPEYMLGLSMVEASNYDDDESVLKHILFECGKTEKYLANEIAEHEVKVEQLVIAPLSTISDHDLPAILKTKKHLSKLISEKESAAHKYHRAREENPAKLSAAREELEEIGIKVESARDSLAAEMFSLVAKEAEMAHILLQYVKLQRAYHESALHSLQDTVPELERFINDSAVKRVFGYPLEDHLRVTGRTIAFPIELCVCTLHELALNEEGLFRIAGGTSKVKRMKLSLDAGLFNVPLPPDYRDMHVVASVLKSYLRELPEPLLTYRLYEHFLAASRQPAETARLNMLWEAIHLLPEANLNNLRYLIKFLSALTQNQATNKMTPSNLAIVIAPNLLWGPHENSAFDMNVTTAVNCVVELLIKHADWFFNEEINFFISFTKEDLLPDQCEYGFTPGFGPGFPQTAALQEHSNGDYTSMSRSMLEYERRGESGRHSRSNSHDTSLILLENDIKKAQSNSSLSDQSSPPLGSPKPIMRRKNKPLAPVPPNFTPDKNKKPDAQPEPSKEADKPAKPPRPVISDSGKVISGVQTINRSTYRQSKALKDEARGSRENLFEARRQSLEVEKDKFESIKALEDRSDSTLVVKNVTAQTGVVGRMKVTDGISGPVSLGGQPSRPAAKPAGQPPPRPVAAPRTIIPNIDAEAGEVQLRNKPAVPERPATLRPQSFRGARGSSDSDVTPTVLERTHIYSVDKQQPTMIQVGPADEEGGSRVTVQRTHSSGGKDAELDEHKALTSATRQLSQSEGSITEVPLSPRAPTTRPPRPQVPAPPPPVAAPAVAAPAVAAPAVAAPAVAAPPAAAAAPLATHESTDL